Proteins co-encoded in one Stomoxys calcitrans chromosome 5, idStoCalc2.1, whole genome shotgun sequence genomic window:
- the LOC106088925 gene encoding zinc finger protein 883, translating to MAEEYEEVPMSGVVSMYSCKRCNKIFPCKRDQLLHKKEVHSQTKSSYECKICQKYFCNSGNLERHMKVHNDVRPFVCKICSKAFAQSVNLNRHYSVHNGDRPYQCTFCTKSFTQQSNMQRHQLTHTGEKPFRCKRCGRYFSQRVNLKKHIMGHLNTKPYGCRICEKSFIQLGNFKKHLQSHVKDGIDIDMKATIEEAQAIAKQNLEMADEQPVGFECAVCRSVFNNFTDFELHESECNENAIEQKYNPEQMHEEVIVEETDHVEDHILPIETGACLGAYAPLKFSDSHLDTHEIIIETSR from the exons ATGGCGGAGGAGTATGAGGAAGTGCCCATGAGTGGCGTTGTCTCCATGTACTCTTGCAAAAGATGCAACAAG ATTTTTCCCTGCAAGCGAGATCAGCTTTTGCATAAGAAAGAAGTTCACTCGCAGACCAAGTCTTCGTATGAGTGCAAGATATGccagaaatatttttgcaatagtGGAAATTTGGAGCGTCACATGAAAGTGCACAATGATGTTAGGCCATTTGTCTGCAAGATATGTAGCAAGGCCTTTGCGCAGTCTGTGAATTTGAATCGCCACTATTCCGTACACAATGGCGATCGACCATATCAGTGTACATTCTGTACGAAATCCTTTACCCAGCAATCTAATATGCAGCGCCATCAATTGACCCACACCGGTGAGAAACCATTTCGATGCAAACGTTGCGGTCGTTACTTCTCGCAAAGGGTTAATCTTAAGAAGCATATTATGGGCCATTTGAATACCAAACCATATGGGTGTCGTATCTGTGAAAAGTCCTTCATTCAATTGGGCAATTTTAAGAAACATCTACAGTCGCATGTAAAGGATGGCATAGATATTGATATGAAGGCAACCATAGAGGAGGCCCAAGCTATAGCCAAACAAAATTTAGAGATGGCTGACGAGCAGCCGGT TGGCTTTGAGTGCGCAGTTTGCCGTTCAGTCTTCAACAATTTCACCGATTTCGAATTGCATGAAAGTGAATGCAATGAAAATGCTATCGAACAGAAATACAACCCAGAACAAATGCATGAAGAAGTGATTGTTGAAGAAACCGACCATGTTGAAGATCACATACTACCCATTGAGACTGGTGCATGTTTGGGAGCTTATGCTCCCTTAAAGTTTAGCGACTCCCATTTGGATACCCATGAAATCATCATTGAGACCAGTCGATAA
- the LOC106088924 gene encoding regulator of nonsense transcripts 3B has protein sequence MAKDEKTGSKKSRRERQREKTKAPSKIVIRHLPPTMTEEEFLKQIDPLPDYDFYYFAAADWSLGFDATCRAYITFKNYEDVFLFRDRFDGYVFVDNKGNEYAAIVEFAPFQGFLKNKSRGGDNKVDTIEQEPHYQQFLKKLEEEREAAAKGGESKLEFNLDSKKEEITSTPLLQYLASKKEKRREESKKRTAEKKKRREEEKEKRKQAPAAPSQPVKVLTAENNNKTEKIEPKNNQPREEPKNARARRREERNRQRHEAYLQKKKALKEQQNNKEGETVSAEKDDVAAQAKKDESNAEETRKDIEAKSETESSKPIEILKKSKTEDMLTESVRNFIFTASTTLKVSNTASTVENQTEQASNAQVTTKTKDNEEKSPETNDKTDDIKTEANEEKNNLTELEQEKNLTEKQREERREERRIRNKDRPSIAIYQPKARLRLSEESDSNSASKDVRSLSQSDCETGKKDEQPRHKKVQRYSERSKNRRKSLSKEAGSGEDNNPAA, from the exons atggCCAAGGATGAGAAGACCGGTTCCAAGAAGTCTCGGCGAGAGAGACAGCGGGAGAAGACCAAGGCACCATCAAAG ATTGTTATACGCCATTTACCACCCACCATGACCGAGGAAGAGTTTCTCAAGCAAATTGATCCTTTACCTGATTATGATTTCTATTATTTTGCGGCAGCTGATTGGTCCTTGGGTTTCGATGCTACCTGCCGGGCCTATATAACTTTCAAGAACTATGAAGATGTTTTTCTTTTCCGCGACCGCTTTGATGGCTATGTTTTTGTGGATAATAAAGGCAATGAATATGCAGCCATTGTGGAGTTTGCTCCATTTCAGGGATTTTTGAAGAACAAATCTCGTGGTGGTGATAATAAGGTGGATACCATTGAGCAAGAACCTCACTACCAGCAATTCCTTAAGAAACTGGAAGAGGAGCGTGAAGCTGCCGCTAAGGGTGGGGAAAGTAAGTTAGAATTTAATTTGGATTCCAAAAAAGAGGAGATAACTTCGACACCTTTGCTGCAGTATTTGGCAAGCAAAAAAGAGAAACGCCGCGAAGAATCGAAAAAGCGTACTGCGGAAAAGAAGAAGCGCCGTGAGGAAGAGAAGGAGAAACGAAAGCAAGCGCCGGCAGCACCCAGCCAACCAGTGAAAGTTCTTACAGcagaaaataacaataaaacggAAAAAATCGAACCGAAAAACAATCAACCAAGGGAGGAGCCGAAAAATGCTAGAGCTCGCCGTAGGGAGGAACGCAATCGTCAACGCCACGAGGCCTATCTGCAAAAGAAGAAGGCTCTAAAGGAACAGCAGAATAATAAAGAGGGGGAAACAGTTTCTGCAGAAAAAGATGATGTGGCGGCACAGGCCAAAAAGGATGAGAGCAACGCCGAAGAAACCAGAAAAGATATAGAGGCTAAATCCGAAACAGAGTCCAGCAAACCCatagaaattttaaagaaatcaaaaACTGAGGATATGCTGACAGAGTCagtaagaaattttattttcacagCTTCCACCACCTTGAAGGTTTCCAATACGGCCAGCACTGTTGAAAATCAAACAGAACAAGCTAGCAATGCTCAGGTTACAACAAAAACCAAGGACAATGAGGAAAAATCACCGGAAACTAACGATAAAACAGATGATATCAAGACAGAAGCTAATGAAGAGAAAAATAATTTGACAGAACTGGaacaggaaaaaaatttaacagaaaAACAAAGGGAAGAAAGACGGGAAGAGAGACGCATACGCAATAAG GATCGTCCGTCTATTGCCATCTATCAACCTAAGGCTCGTTTGCGCCTATCTGAAGAAAGTGATTCCAATTCGGCTTCCAAGGATGTACGTAGTCTCTCTCAATCGGATTGTGAGACTGGTAAAAAAGACGAACAGCCACGTCACAAAAAGGTTCAACGCTATTCAGAGCGTTCCAAGAACCGCAGGAAGTCATTGTCCAAAGAGGCTGGTTCGGGGGAAGATAATAATCCAGCTgcttaa